The following proteins are co-located in the Micromonospora viridifaciens genome:
- a CDS encoding 2-phosphosulfolactate phosphatase — protein MAVFAQPGSGARFDWGLTGAAELGRVCAALVVVDVLSFTTAVEVAVGRGMRVHPFPWGEQAADYARRVGAVAAVGRRQMTPEHPWSLSPAALRTAPVVADLVLPSPNGSAISAAASATGVPVVAACFRNAPAVGRWLRAEGYGSTDAPVGVVAAGERWPDGSLRPCVEDQLGAASVLDALSGVPGGLSVEAAMALAALASTPDVPAAVRGCVSGRELVERGFGQDVEVAAQVGVSDVVPVLRQGYFVAA, from the coding sequence TTGGCCGTCTTCGCTCAGCCCGGTTCCGGTGCCCGGTTCGACTGGGGGCTGACCGGGGCGGCGGAACTCGGCCGGGTCTGTGCCGCCTTGGTGGTGGTGGACGTGCTCTCGTTCACCACCGCCGTCGAGGTGGCGGTCGGCCGGGGCATGCGGGTGCATCCGTTCCCCTGGGGGGAGCAGGCGGCCGACTACGCCCGTCGGGTGGGTGCCGTGGCTGCGGTAGGCCGCCGGCAGATGACCCCGGAACATCCGTGGTCGCTCTCGCCGGCGGCGTTGCGGACCGCGCCGGTCGTCGCCGATCTGGTCCTGCCGTCCCCGAACGGCTCGGCGATCAGCGCGGCCGCGAGCGCCACCGGAGTGCCGGTGGTCGCGGCGTGTTTCCGCAACGCACCCGCCGTCGGGCGCTGGCTGCGCGCCGAGGGGTACGGCTCGACTGACGCCCCGGTGGGCGTGGTGGCCGCTGGGGAGCGCTGGCCGGACGGCTCGCTGCGCCCCTGCGTGGAAGACCAGCTCGGCGCGGCCAGCGTGCTGGACGCCCTGTCCGGCGTGCCGGGCGGGCTCTCGGTGGAGGCGGCGATGGCGCTGGCCGCCCTCGCCAGCACGCCCGACGTGCCGGCGGCGGTCCGCGGCTGCGTCTCCGGCCGGGAACTTGTCGAGCGTGGCTTCGGGCAGGACGTGGAGGTAGCCGCCCAGGTGGGCGTCTCCGACGTGGTGCCGGTGCTGCGCCAGGGCTACTTCGTCGCAGCCTGA
- the purB gene encoding adenylosuccinate lyase, with product MTTIPNVLAHRYASPELVALWSPEEKVRMERRLWLAVLKAQRDLGVPVPDGVVEAYERVVDAVDLASIAERERVTRHDVKARIEEFSALAGHEHVHKGMTSRDLTENVEQLQIRASLELVRDRVVATLARLAWHAHEYSGLVMTGRSHNVAAQATTLGKRFASAAEELLIAYERLADLIDRYPLRGIKGPVGTAADQLDLFDGDAERVAELEQRVAEHLGFSRVLDSVGQVYPRSLDFDVLSALAQVAAAPSSLATTIRLMVGQELVTEGFKPGQVGSSAMPHKMNTRSSERVNGFAVIIRGYLSMVGELAGDQWNEGDVSCSVVRRVALPDAFFAADGLFQTFLTVLDEFGPYPAVINRELERFLPFLATTKILVAAVRRGVGREAAHEAIKEHAVAVALAMREQGAAENDLFDRLAADSRLGLTRAEIDALVADRNAFVGAAATQVDRVTARIAKIVESHPHAAAYSPPPIL from the coding sequence GTGACGACGATCCCGAACGTGCTCGCCCACCGGTACGCCTCGCCCGAGCTGGTCGCCCTCTGGTCGCCAGAGGAGAAGGTACGGATGGAGCGGCGGCTCTGGCTCGCCGTGCTCAAGGCCCAGCGGGACCTCGGCGTGCCGGTGCCGGACGGGGTGGTCGAGGCGTACGAGCGGGTTGTTGACGCCGTCGACCTGGCCTCTATCGCGGAACGCGAGCGGGTCACCCGGCACGACGTGAAGGCCCGGATCGAGGAGTTCAGCGCGCTCGCCGGGCACGAGCACGTGCACAAGGGGATGACCTCCCGGGATCTCACCGAGAACGTCGAGCAGCTCCAGATCCGCGCCTCGCTGGAGCTGGTCCGGGACCGGGTGGTCGCCACCCTGGCCCGGCTCGCCTGGCACGCCCATGAGTACTCCGGTCTGGTGATGACCGGCCGGTCGCACAACGTCGCCGCGCAGGCCACCACGCTGGGCAAGCGGTTCGCCTCGGCCGCCGAGGAGCTGTTGATCGCGTACGAGCGGCTGGCGGACCTGATCGACCGCTACCCGCTGCGTGGCATCAAGGGCCCGGTGGGCACCGCCGCCGACCAGCTCGACCTCTTCGACGGCGACGCCGAGAGGGTGGCCGAGCTGGAGCAGCGGGTGGCCGAGCACCTCGGGTTCAGCCGGGTGCTGGACAGCGTCGGTCAGGTCTACCCGCGCTCGCTGGACTTCGACGTGCTCTCCGCGCTGGCCCAGGTCGCCGCCGCGCCGTCGTCGCTGGCCACCACCATCCGGCTGATGGTCGGCCAGGAGCTGGTCACCGAGGGCTTCAAGCCCGGCCAGGTGGGCTCCAGCGCGATGCCGCACAAGATGAACACCCGGTCGTCGGAGCGGGTGAACGGCTTCGCCGTGATCATCCGCGGTTACCTGTCGATGGTCGGCGAGCTGGCCGGTGACCAGTGGAACGAGGGGGACGTCTCCTGCTCGGTGGTGCGCCGGGTGGCCCTGCCGGACGCGTTCTTCGCCGCCGACGGGCTGTTCCAGACCTTCCTCACCGTGCTGGACGAGTTCGGCCCGTACCCTGCGGTGATCAACCGGGAGCTGGAGCGCTTCCTGCCCTTCCTCGCCACCACAAAGATCCTGGTCGCAGCGGTGCGGCGAGGGGTCGGCCGGGAGGCCGCCCACGAGGCGATCAAGGAGCACGCGGTCGCGGTCGCGCTGGCCATGCGGGAGCAGGGTGCGGCCGAGAACGACCTCTTCGACCGCCTCGCCGCGGACAGCCGGCTCGGCCTGACCCGGGCCGAGATCGACGCCCTGGTCGCCGACCGCAACGCCTTCGTCGGCGCCGCCGCCACCCAGGTCGACCGCGTCACCGCCCGCATCGCCAAGATCGTCGAATCCCACCCCCACGCGGCGGCCTACTCCCCACCCCCCATCCTCTGA
- a CDS encoding SDR family oxidoreductase — protein sequence MHIEGSVALVTGANRGIGRALVHELVKRGASKVYAAARRPEQIDLPGVVPLRLDITDPEQVAEAARIAADTTLLVNNAGVSRYSKLVTGDMADIRQEMNTNYFGTLSTVRAFAPVLAANGGGAILNVLSVMAWLGYEHSNGYGASKAALWALTNGIRVELAPQGTQVTGLMLASTDTDMMAGIDVPKNRPEDVARSALDGVEAGRLEVLADADSIALKAALSSDPAEIYPQVVGAA from the coding sequence GTGCATATCGAAGGATCCGTTGCGCTCGTCACCGGCGCGAACCGCGGCATCGGCCGCGCGCTCGTCCATGAGCTGGTCAAGCGGGGCGCATCGAAGGTGTACGCGGCCGCACGCCGTCCCGAGCAGATCGACCTTCCCGGCGTCGTACCGCTCCGGCTCGACATCACCGACCCCGAGCAGGTCGCCGAAGCCGCCCGAATCGCAGCCGATACGACATTGCTGGTGAACAACGCCGGGGTGTCCAGGTACTCGAAGCTGGTGACCGGCGACATGGCCGACATCCGCCAGGAGATGAACACCAACTACTTCGGCACGCTGTCGACCGTGCGCGCGTTCGCGCCCGTACTCGCGGCCAACGGCGGCGGCGCGATCCTCAACGTGCTGTCGGTCATGGCTTGGCTCGGCTACGAGCACTCCAACGGCTACGGCGCGTCCAAGGCTGCCCTGTGGGCACTCACCAACGGCATCCGGGTCGAACTCGCCCCGCAGGGAACGCAAGTGACCGGCCTGATGTTGGCAAGCACCGACACCGACATGATGGCCGGCATCGACGTGCCCAAGAACCGACCGGAGGACGTCGCCCGGAGCGCCCTCGACGGCGTCGAGGCCGGTCGGCTCGAGGTCCTCGCCGACGCCGACAGCATCGCCTTGAAGGCCGCGCTGTCGAGCGACCCCGCCGAGATCTATCCGCAGGTAGTGGGAGCCGCGTGA
- the purL gene encoding phosphoribosylformylglycinamidine synthase subunit PurL, whose product MTTHPDPALREAPGAFPADSAGTAAVLPQPGPVDDWAPGVDTVPRATDTPDELQPYAELGLRDDEYDRIRHILGRRPTQAELAMYSIMWSEHCSYKSSKVHLRQFAEKAPQSDRMLAGIGENAGVVRVSDELAVTFKVESHNHPSFVEPYQGAATGVGGIVRDILAMGARPVAVMDPLRFGAADHPDTARVLPGVVAGVGGYGNCLGLPNIGGEVVFDPCYQGNPLVNALCLGVLPVDRLQKKEAAGPGNVVVLMGAKTGRDGIGGVSVLASATFDDESQQRRPSVQVGDPFMEKLLIEACLELYDAELVVGIQDLGGAGLTCALTETAAAAGTGMRVWLERVPLREPSMEPHEILASESQERMLLVVAPEKLEAVLKIAEKWGVWATAIGEVTPPTADGQPGRLVITWRDQLVVDVPPGSLVDDGPVYARPMREPADLILLQADRAETLPRPSTPEALRETVLRMIASPNLADKTWVTEQYDRYVLGNTVLAQPEDAGVIRIDERTGLGVALSVDGNGRYARLDPYQGAKLALAEAYRNVAATGAKPIAVTDCLNFGSPEDPGVMWQFAEAVRGLADGCLELGIPVTGGNVSFYNQTGAAAIHPTPVVGVLGVLDNVADRVPMGFIPRPAGDHDQLFLLGETHVELSGSEWAWVTHEHLGGIPPQVDLARERQLGELLAAAARVGHLSSAHDLSDGGLAQSLVESCLRRGVGARVAVPEQFANGSMPFVFLFSESAGRVLVSVPRGHEKAFTALCAEHGVPWEVIGVTDPAGGALEVQGQFRIGLDELRGAHTATLPRLFGGAEGAQPAEAAPEDSPAAEAAEAAPEGSPAAETAPESSPTAETAPEDSPTDSGDPDQAPVPDQP is encoded by the coding sequence ATGACCACCCATCCGGACCCGGCCCTGCGGGAGGCACCGGGCGCCTTCCCGGCCGACTCCGCAGGGACGGCCGCCGTGCTGCCGCAGCCCGGCCCGGTCGACGACTGGGCGCCGGGCGTGGACACCGTGCCCCGGGCCACCGACACGCCGGACGAACTCCAGCCGTACGCGGAGCTCGGCCTCCGCGACGACGAGTACGACCGGATCCGGCACATCCTCGGCCGCCGGCCCACCCAGGCCGAGCTGGCCATGTACTCGATCATGTGGAGCGAGCACTGCTCCTACAAGTCGAGCAAGGTGCACCTGCGCCAGTTCGCCGAGAAGGCGCCGCAGAGCGACCGGATGCTCGCCGGCATCGGCGAGAACGCCGGCGTGGTGCGGGTCTCCGACGAGTTGGCGGTGACCTTCAAGGTCGAGTCGCACAACCACCCGAGCTTCGTCGAGCCGTACCAGGGCGCGGCCACCGGTGTCGGCGGCATCGTCCGGGACATCCTCGCCATGGGCGCGCGTCCGGTCGCCGTGATGGACCCGCTGCGCTTCGGCGCGGCCGACCACCCGGACACCGCCCGCGTGCTGCCCGGCGTGGTGGCCGGCGTCGGCGGCTACGGCAACTGCCTCGGCCTGCCGAACATCGGCGGCGAGGTGGTCTTCGACCCCTGCTACCAGGGCAACCCCCTGGTCAACGCGCTCTGCCTCGGCGTGCTGCCGGTCGACCGGCTGCAGAAGAAGGAGGCTGCCGGCCCCGGCAACGTCGTGGTGCTGATGGGCGCCAAGACCGGCCGGGACGGCATCGGCGGCGTGTCGGTGCTGGCCAGCGCCACCTTCGACGACGAGAGCCAGCAGCGCCGCCCCTCGGTGCAGGTCGGCGACCCGTTCATGGAGAAGCTGCTCATCGAGGCGTGCCTGGAGCTGTACGACGCCGAGCTGGTCGTCGGCATCCAGGACCTCGGCGGTGCCGGCCTCACCTGCGCGCTCACCGAGACCGCCGCGGCGGCCGGCACCGGCATGCGGGTCTGGCTGGAGCGGGTGCCGCTGCGTGAGCCCTCGATGGAGCCGCACGAGATCCTGGCCAGCGAGTCGCAGGAGCGGATGCTGCTGGTCGTCGCCCCCGAGAAGCTGGAGGCGGTGCTCAAGATCGCCGAGAAGTGGGGCGTCTGGGCCACCGCCATCGGCGAGGTGACCCCGCCGACCGCCGACGGGCAGCCGGGCCGGCTGGTCATCACCTGGCGCGACCAGCTCGTGGTGGACGTGCCGCCGGGCTCGCTGGTCGACGACGGCCCGGTCTACGCCCGCCCGATGCGCGAGCCGGCCGACCTGATCCTCCTCCAGGCCGACCGGGCAGAGACGCTGCCCCGGCCGAGCACCCCGGAGGCGCTCCGGGAGACCGTCCTGCGCATGATCGCGTCGCCGAACCTGGCCGACAAGACCTGGGTCACCGAGCAGTACGACCGGTACGTGCTGGGCAACACGGTGCTCGCCCAGCCGGAGGACGCCGGCGTGATCCGGATCGATGAGCGGACCGGCCTGGGCGTCGCTCTCTCCGTCGACGGCAACGGCCGGTACGCGCGCCTCGATCCGTACCAGGGGGCGAAGCTCGCGCTGGCCGAGGCGTACCGGAACGTGGCGGCGACCGGCGCGAAGCCGATCGCCGTCACCGACTGCCTCAACTTCGGCTCCCCGGAGGATCCGGGCGTCATGTGGCAGTTCGCCGAGGCCGTCCGCGGCCTGGCGGACGGCTGCCTGGAGCTGGGCATCCCGGTGACCGGCGGCAACGTCAGCTTCTACAACCAGACCGGCGCGGCGGCCATCCACCCGACCCCGGTGGTCGGCGTGCTGGGCGTGCTGGACAACGTCGCCGACCGGGTGCCGATGGGCTTCATTCCCCGTCCGGCCGGCGACCACGACCAGCTCTTCCTGCTCGGCGAGACGCACGTGGAGCTGTCCGGCTCGGAGTGGGCCTGGGTGACCCACGAGCACCTGGGCGGCATTCCGCCGCAGGTGGACCTGGCCCGCGAGCGGCAGCTCGGCGAGCTGCTGGCCGCCGCGGCCCGGGTGGGGCACCTCAGCTCCGCGCACGACCTCTCGGACGGCGGCCTCGCCCAGAGCCTGGTGGAGTCCTGCCTGCGGCGTGGCGTCGGTGCCCGGGTGGCGGTGCCGGAGCAGTTCGCCAACGGGTCGATGCCGTTCGTCTTCCTGTTCAGCGAGTCCGCCGGCCGCGTGCTGGTGTCGGTGCCGCGCGGCCACGAGAAGGCGTTCACCGCCCTCTGCGCCGAGCACGGGGTGCCGTGGGAGGTCATCGGCGTCACGGACCCGGCCGGCGGTGCGCTGGAGGTGCAGGGCCAGTTCCGGATCGGCCTCGACGAGCTGCGCGGCGCCCACACCGCGACCCTGCCGCGCCTCTTCGGCGGTGCCGAGGGTGCCCAGCCGGCCGAGGCCGCGCCGGAGGACTCTCCGGCGGCTGAGGCCGCTGAGGCCGCGCCGGAGGGCTCCCCGGCGGCCGAGACCGCCCCGGAGAGCTCCCCGACGGCTGAGACCGCGCCGGAGGACTCCCCGACGGATTCCGGTGACCCGGATCAGGCCCCAGTACCGGATCAGCCCTGA
- a CDS encoding MerR family transcriptional regulator, which yields MRIGEVAAAAGVSPRALRYYEEHGLLSSQRSPRGQRQYGEDAVERVRWIQALFAAGLSSKAVVELLPCVHTGFATNAMVERLEEERTRIDAQIRDLCATRDRLGAIIAAAHDHHR from the coding sequence GTGCGCATCGGCGAGGTGGCCGCGGCTGCGGGCGTGAGCCCACGGGCGCTGCGTTACTACGAGGAGCATGGCCTGCTCAGCTCGCAACGCAGCCCGCGAGGGCAGCGACAGTACGGCGAGGACGCGGTCGAGCGGGTGCGCTGGATCCAGGCGCTCTTCGCCGCCGGTTTGTCCAGCAAGGCGGTCGTCGAACTGCTTCCGTGCGTGCACACCGGGTTCGCCACCAACGCGATGGTCGAGCGACTCGAAGAGGAGCGCACTCGCATTGACGCCCAGATCCGGGACCTGTGCGCCACCCGCGACCGGCTTGGGGCGATCATCGCCGCCGCGCACGACCATCACCGCTGA
- the purS gene encoding phosphoribosylformylglycinamidine synthase subunit PurS, producing MPRVVVDVMLKPEILDPQGQAVANALPRLGVSDVASVRIGRRIEIEFTGEPDLERAREIADKLLANPVIEDFTVRLAETDETVDAHP from the coding sequence GTGCCTCGCGTCGTCGTCGACGTCATGCTCAAGCCCGAGATCCTCGATCCGCAGGGCCAGGCCGTCGCAAACGCGCTGCCCCGGCTCGGCGTCAGTGATGTCGCCTCGGTCCGGATCGGCAGGCGGATCGAGATCGAGTTCACCGGTGAGCCGGACCTGGAGCGGGCCCGGGAGATCGCCGACAAGCTGCTCGCCAACCCGGTCATCGAGGACTTCACCGTCCGCCTGGCCGAGACCGACGAGACCGTGGACGCGCACCCGTGA
- the purQ gene encoding phosphoribosylformylglycinamidine synthase subunit PurQ, which translates to MTARVGVVTFPGSLDDGDAARAVRIAGAEPVRLWHGDPALHGVDAVVLPGGFSYGDYLRCGAIARFAPVMETIVDAARGGLPVLGICNGFQILCEAHLLPGALTRNQHLHFRNRDQFLRIEAVGTAWTNAFQPGQEVLIPVKNGEGCYVADPATLDRLEAEGRVVARYVGGNPNGSQRDIAAITNEAGNVVGIMPHPEHAVEALTGPSLDGLGFFTSVLKHLVGAPA; encoded by the coding sequence GTGACCGCCCGGGTCGGTGTGGTGACCTTCCCCGGCTCGCTCGACGACGGGGACGCGGCCCGGGCGGTCCGGATCGCCGGCGCCGAGCCGGTCCGGCTGTGGCACGGTGACCCGGCGCTGCACGGGGTGGACGCCGTCGTCCTGCCCGGCGGTTTTTCCTACGGGGACTATCTGCGCTGCGGCGCCATCGCGCGCTTCGCCCCGGTGATGGAGACGATCGTGGACGCCGCCCGGGGCGGCCTGCCGGTGCTCGGCATCTGCAACGGCTTCCAGATCCTCTGCGAGGCCCACCTGCTGCCCGGCGCGCTCACCCGCAACCAGCACCTTCACTTCCGTAACCGGGACCAGTTCCTCCGCATCGAGGCCGTCGGCACCGCCTGGACCAACGCGTTCCAGCCGGGCCAGGAGGTGCTGATCCCGGTCAAGAACGGCGAGGGCTGCTACGTCGCCGACCCGGCGACCCTGGACCGGCTGGAGGCCGAGGGTCGGGTGGTCGCCCGCTACGTCGGCGGCAACCCGAACGGATCGCAGCGCGACATCGCCGCGATCACCAACGAGGCCGGCAACGTGGTCGGCATCATGCCGCATCCCGAGCACGCGGTGGAGGCGCTCACCGGCCCCTCCCTGGACGGCCTCGGCTTCTTCACCTCGGTGCTCAAGCACCTGGTGGGGGCCCCGGCGTGA
- a CDS encoding carboxypeptidase-like regulatory domain-containing protein: protein MPISVTVNAKAAPEPTQAQTVKSVSGKVVVAANSEPIPGALVMLRDSTGKQFQTNTDGSGNFRFTGSTSNPIAPGRIDLGASKDGKTGTTSFNAGAGDSVTGKRISLPLEVEVTPSVTPSASESVEPTEGATEEATEEAPATQAAQAQQPAANQDSGGFGNWLLILLGGLFVAVGVGTIVLLYMRRKNEGDDVDGDDGSGPDGPGGAGAAAGAVPAARGAYRGVDDQTRVVNGMGAGAAPTMVGGTSLSDAPTMLHRPVVDDVPPDPYGAPPAPAYGGSAQGGYGYGDEAPDQGGYGNAPSSGGGYGNAPSSGGGYGNAPSSGGGYGNAPSSGGGYGNAPSSGGGYGNAPSSGGGYGNAPSSGGGYGNRDYGAAGAGGYPPAQGGGYGNDHYDEPTGRYTGDSTQYAPPADPYPTSTYQPDEGRGYDQPGPGRYDQPGQNQYGHGPEQGGGYGADGGYGADGGYGAGGGYGAPSGGYDNGPSGGYGAPSGGYDNGSSGGYDSRQQGYDGGQQRGHDGYDQRGGYGGGDGYDQRGGYSGGDGYGQPQQGGYGQQGGYGQQGGYGQEQPPQQRSGSYDNQGYDQGGHYGDPAQAGRGRPDGPQDRGGRRLDWLDD from the coding sequence ATGCCGATCAGCGTCACCGTGAATGCCAAGGCGGCGCCTGAGCCGACGCAGGCGCAGACGGTGAAGTCGGTCTCCGGCAAGGTGGTCGTCGCGGCCAACAGCGAGCCGATCCCGGGCGCCCTGGTCATGCTGCGGGACAGCACAGGCAAGCAGTTCCAGACCAACACCGACGGCAGCGGCAACTTCCGCTTCACCGGCTCGACGTCGAACCCGATCGCGCCCGGCCGGATCGATCTTGGGGCCAGCAAGGACGGCAAGACCGGCACCACGTCGTTCAACGCCGGGGCCGGCGACAGCGTGACCGGCAAGCGGATCAGCCTGCCGCTCGAGGTCGAGGTGACCCCGAGCGTCACGCCGTCGGCCAGTGAAAGCGTTGAGCCGACCGAGGGAGCGACCGAGGAGGCCACCGAGGAGGCGCCTGCCACTCAGGCGGCCCAGGCCCAGCAGCCCGCCGCCAACCAGGACTCCGGCGGCTTCGGGAACTGGCTGCTGATCCTGCTCGGCGGCCTCTTCGTCGCCGTGGGCGTGGGCACCATCGTGCTGCTCTACATGCGGCGCAAGAACGAGGGCGACGACGTCGACGGGGACGACGGATCCGGCCCGGACGGCCCCGGCGGGGCCGGTGCGGCGGCGGGGGCGGTGCCAGCTGCCCGAGGCGCCTACCGGGGCGTGGACGATCAGACCCGCGTGGTGAACGGCATGGGCGCCGGGGCCGCCCCGACGATGGTCGGCGGCACCTCGCTCAGCGACGCGCCCACCATGTTGCACCGCCCGGTCGTGGACGACGTCCCGCCGGACCCGTACGGTGCGCCGCCCGCTCCCGCGTACGGCGGCAGCGCCCAGGGCGGCTACGGCTACGGCGACGAGGCGCCCGACCAGGGCGGCTACGGCAACGCGCCTTCCTCGGGTGGCGGCTACGGCAACGCACCCTCCTCCGGTGGCGGCTACGGCAACGCACCCTCCTCCGGTGGCGGCTACGGCAACGCACCCTCCTCCGGTGGCGGCTACGGCAACGCACCCTCCTCCGGTGGCGGCTACGGCAACGCACCCTCCTCCGGTGGCGGCTACGGCAACGCACCCTCCTCCGGTGGCGGCTACGGCAACCGGGACTACGGCGCGGCGGGTGCCGGCGGCTACCCGCCCGCCCAGGGCGGTGGCTACGGCAACGACCACTACGACGAGCCGACCGGCCGCTACACCGGTGACAGCACCCAGTACGCGCCGCCGGCCGACCCGTACCCGACCAGCACCTACCAGCCGGACGAGGGCCGGGGCTACGACCAGCCGGGCCCGGGCCGCTACGACCAGCCAGGCCAGAACCAGTACGGCCACGGCCCGGAGCAGGGCGGTGGCTACGGCGCGGACGGTGGCTACGGCGCAGACGGTGGCTACGGCGCGGGCGGCGGCTACGGTGCCCCCTCCGGCGGTTACGACAACGGGCCGTCCGGCGGCTACGGTGCCCCCTCCGGCGGTTACGACAACGGATCGTCCGGCGGCTACGACAGCCGCCAGCAGGGCTACGACGGCGGCCAGCAGCGGGGCCACGACGGTTACGACCAGCGCGGCGGCTACGGCGGTGGCGACGGTTACGACCAGCGCGGCGGCTACAGCGGTGGCGACGGCTACGGCCAGCCACAGCAGGGCGGCTACGGCCAGCAGGGTGGTTACGGGCAGCAGGGCGGCTACGGCCAGGAGCAGCCGCCTCAGCAGCGCAGCGGCAGCTACGACAACCAGGGCTACGACCAGGGCGGCCACTACGGTGACCCGGCCCAGGCCGGCCGGGGGCGCCCCGACGGCCCGCAGGACCGCGGCGGCCGCCGCCTCGACTGGCTGGACGACTGA
- a CDS encoding SDR family NAD(P)-dependent oxidoreductase, which produces MSRLTGRVALVTGGSRGIGAAVARRLAEDGAHVAFTYRTAEDSAKAVVADIESYGRTGLAIQADSADGTAVVDAVERTVAELGRLDILVNNAGVFSAGPIDKVSLDYLDLAIAVHVRGAFLATQAAVRHMGNGGRIVNIGSSFASRVPDPGVSVYAMTKSAVNGLTRALARELGPRGITVNLILPGSTDTDMNRSDSASADLQRSHIALGRYGTPADVAATVSHLVGEGGRHITGAAIAIDGGSTA; this is translated from the coding sequence GTGTCCAGACTTACCGGCAGGGTCGCCCTGGTCACCGGAGGCAGCCGCGGGATCGGCGCCGCCGTCGCCCGCCGACTGGCCGAGGACGGGGCCCACGTCGCGTTCACCTACCGAACGGCCGAGGACAGCGCCAAGGCCGTGGTCGCCGACATCGAGTCGTACGGCCGCACCGGCCTCGCCATCCAGGCGGACAGCGCCGACGGCACGGCGGTGGTCGACGCGGTCGAGCGGACCGTCGCCGAGCTGGGGCGCCTGGACATCCTGGTCAACAACGCCGGGGTCTTCTCGGCCGGGCCGATCGACAAGGTGAGCCTCGACTACCTCGACCTGGCCATCGCCGTGCACGTACGCGGGGCGTTCCTGGCGACCCAGGCGGCGGTGCGCCACATGGGCAATGGTGGGCGGATCGTCAACATCGGCAGCAGCTTCGCCAGCCGCGTCCCGGACCCGGGAGTCAGCGTCTACGCCATGACCAAGAGCGCGGTCAACGGCCTGACCCGGGCGCTCGCCCGCGAGCTCGGCCCGCGCGGGATCACCGTCAACCTGATCCTCCCGGGCTCGACCGACACCGACATGAACCGGTCGGACAGCGCCAGCGCGGACCTGCAGCGGTCGCACATCGCCCTCGGCCGCTACGGGACGCCGGCCGACGTGGCGGCGACCGTCAGCCACCTGGTCGGCGAGGGCGGCCGGCACATCACCGGCGCGGCGATCGCCATCGACGGCGGCTCCACCGCCTGA
- a CDS encoding YbjQ family protein, with translation MVGSAPAVRADPFRSIRSGDQGRRSGSRPTDSIGTVLVVTTDQLPGYEIRQILGEVVSSMARTRNPYREGVKNLRGGAYDPMAPDNLTRWRTDSVARLGEEAQRLGANAVIGMRFDSRDCGEMWMEICAYGTAVIVVPKTPEVMPPDQPLVAADTAHEPEIASAPGGVAEPPSAPNLSSAAETPTRNS, from the coding sequence ATGGTCGGCTCAGCGCCGGCCGTCCGCGCCGACCCGTTTCGCAGCATCCGATCAGGTGACCAGGGCAGACGTTCGGGTAGCCGCCCGACTGACAGCATCGGAACCGTGCTGGTCGTGACGACGGATCAACTGCCCGGCTACGAGATCCGCCAGATCCTCGGCGAAGTGGTGTCCTCGATGGCGAGGACGCGCAACCCGTACCGCGAGGGCGTCAAGAACCTCCGCGGTGGCGCGTACGACCCGATGGCACCCGACAATCTCACCCGCTGGCGTACGGACTCGGTGGCGCGACTGGGCGAGGAGGCCCAGCGGCTCGGCGCGAACGCGGTGATCGGCATGCGCTTCGACAGCCGGGACTGCGGCGAGATGTGGATGGAGATCTGCGCGTACGGCACGGCGGTGATCGTCGTACCCAAGACGCCGGAGGTCATGCCCCCCGACCAGCCCCTCGTCGCGGCCGACACCGCGCACGAGCCGGAGATCGCGTCCGCCCCCGGCGGCGTCGCCGAGCCGCCCAGCGCCCCCAACCTCTCCTCCGCCGCCGAAACCCCCACCCGCAACTCCTGA
- a CDS encoding S1 family peptidase, translating to MRIRSLLAVLGTALVGVLGAASGAVAAPVSPYIIGGGTVSSAPWAAAVFSNGSFTCSGSVIASSWVLTARHCISGSMSVRVGSVYYASGGTTRTVSATYTRYDLALMRLSSPVSTSTVSLASSNPPIGSTNSIYGWGMTCYSGCSASSQLKTATVQVTSNGATDAYGGPAIRSSRINGNAWKGDSGGPQFYNGVQVGVASTADGQSIQNYASVAASRSWITSVAGV from the coding sequence ATGCGTATCCGTTCCCTGCTCGCCGTGCTCGGCACCGCCCTCGTGGGCGTCCTGGGTGCCGCCAGCGGCGCCGTCGCCGCCCCCGTCAGCCCGTACATCATCGGCGGCGGCACCGTCTCGTCGGCGCCCTGGGCCGCCGCGGTCTTCAGCAACGGCTCGTTCACCTGCTCCGGCAGCGTGATCGCCTCGTCGTGGGTGCTCACCGCCCGGCACTGCATCAGCGGCAGCATGTCCGTCCGGGTCGGCAGCGTCTACTACGCCTCGGGCGGCACCACCCGCACCGTGAGCGCCACCTACACCCGCTACGACCTCGCGCTGATGCGGCTCTCCAGCCCGGTGAGCACCTCCACCGTCTCGCTGGCCAGCAGCAACCCGCCAATCGGCTCGACCAACTCGATCTACGGCTGGGGCATGACCTGCTACAGCGGCTGCAGCGCGTCGAGCCAGCTGAAGACCGCCACCGTCCAGGTGACCAGCAACGGCGCCACCGACGCGTACGGCGGCCCGGCCATCCGCAGCAGCCGGATCAACGGCAACGCGTGGAAGGGCGACTCGGGCGGCCCCCAGTTCTACAACGGGGTCCAGGTCGGGGTCGCGTCGACCGCCGACGGCCAGAGCATCCAGAACTACGCCAGCGTGGCGGCCAGCCGGTCCTGGATCACCTCGGTGGCCGGTGTCTGA